A region of the Arachis hypogaea cultivar Tifrunner chromosome 15, arahy.Tifrunner.gnm2.J5K5, whole genome shotgun sequence genome:
CCTCTTATCCTTTCCAACCTTCAGCAACTCAGTTATACGCTTTTCATACGGCGCAAAACCAGCAACCTCACGAATGAGATTCCTCACAAAGTGCACCCTCTTGCTTGTTTTCTGTTCAATACATGTCCCTTTAGAAACCACATTTAAGATAAGCTCAAGACATCAAAAACTATAACTAGTATCATTTCTCCGGGTAATTCAACAGTGGTTGATCCCTTGAACAATTTCATCCTTCCCTATATTTTACATATCCATCATTCAGCACTATGTAAGACATTCAAGTACAGAGAATAGTATGCTTCAGAATTCCAACTATCACCAAACATTAACCCTATGCCAAGATTGAGCTAGTACGTGCAGCATAAATAACAATAAAGTTCAAGCATGAAGCAAACCTCTTTCAGCCAACTTTTTGAAATTGCTCTTTTaccctaaactctaaattttaaaccCCGAAACcacaaattctaaatcctaaatcttctaaaataaaaatgagataaaaaataattttacaataaagaaaaaaagttgGCTAATGTTGTTCCTATACTAATTCAAAACAACAGCATCAAGAATAATGCATTAACATAAACTCAGCTATATCTTACATCCGTTCagcaaaattcaaatataaaacatAATATATGCACACAACAATAATCACGAGTATAATCGAACGtaataaagtaaaattaaaatctaatacaGGTGGATGAATGCTAATTcccttaataaaaaaaaaacttaccccTTTGCGATCTCTGGGGCGGGGAGGCAGCTCCTTCTTGGTGACGATATGACCCTTGTTCATTCCAACGAAAAGACCCGTACTCGGTGCCTTCGGAGCCATTTTCCTGATCCAaacaaacaacaacaagaagaaacgCTCAATTTAGAAAACACACGCAACCGTTTTCACCAATGATGAAATCAGAATCAAAGAGTAGACTTTGTTATGATCGAATCAAACATTGTATTGATTGAAAGTGAGAGAAGAAGAGTAAAAGATTACCTGACGAGGGTTATGCTAGTGGTAGAAAGAACTAGGGTTTTTTGAGTAATACTGCTTCGCCTTTTAAAGCAGCTACAAAGAGAAAGAAGCTACTCCACCTGATTCGTATCGGGTCGGGTCCCGATTACGTTCTGTGTTTTTTGGTCTGAGGTATAGGCCCAATAAAGTTTTTGCTTTTTTGATGGTTTGGgcttttattttcatcacctgTTAGGATATACTTATTTTATCCTTACCAAATAAATGATATACTTATTTTACATTTTTGATTAAACATATGAAAATAAAATGTCATATTTAAATCATAATACAATGGTTGTATGGTTGATGAATGGAAatataagtttataatttgtacaAATTATGTTCATATTATTTgctaatgaaataaataaaaaagagctCAATTTTTGTGAATAAAATTTGATCGACTTGACAATTTGGCTCACTTTCACACCTAATAACAACCAAATATTTAGTCAACttcagataaaaaatataatatcgaacaaaaatatttataaatacaaaaagTCATTCATCAAATATTTGTATACGGAAGTACAACTCTTATAAAATTCATTATTCAATTAAGAAAAGTAGAACTACTTTAACAGTATTTAAAAACGGTGAAAACTCGGATGAAGTCAACTTCGCGTTAAGTTGATATTTGAgaaccgttagatgaaaatttagtcaaatcaataaaATCATGGCAGAAACAAttaacaaaagaagaagaaaaacatggGAGAAATGGTCCCAGCCCACTTCACTTTCATCATTGGTTTGGTTGCATGAGTGGCTATTGGCTCTGCTTTTGGATTTTCCTTTAAAAATGTACTATAACTCGAAAaccatttttcattcttttattttttaaatttttttatatagaagACCAAAACAATTTTGTTCTCTTTCATCAATACCTTTGAACTTTGAAGCTTCTCCGAGGTGGTGTGTTCAAACAATGATGATGCAACCTATGAAACTGTCAAAGTTTCTGTATTTCAAAGAAAGTTCTTTTTTGAAGTTCCAGGCTTCTCTAATAACTGGTCAACGACTCAACGTTCAGATTTGGTGAAGGGTATCTCATCTTTTCCCATTTTTTTCATTTCTAGTTGCTCTTGTTGAGTCTTCGTTTCTTCATCATTTGCCACGTTTGAGTTTCGGTTTTCCTAAGAATAcaacccttcatagaaatttCAGCTAAGTTTACTAAATTCTCCTTGTTCTGTTCTATAGTTTCTATTTGTATCTGTTGTTAATAAAGAACTTATCACAAGTTGTTTATTACCTCTATTTTTCGTCACTGAATTGTATAATTGAAAGTTGGAACCATCAAACCAACTTACCTATCTCTCCATAATTGAGAAAAGCTTTTAGTTTCTGCATCTGCTGCTATACAAGATTATGGTTTCTGATCATTATTAGTTCCACAATTTTAGTTTATAGTTCAGCTTGGAAGATCAAGGAGGAAATTAAAGTTTATAGTTAAGCTTCCAATTTTGGTGTTCATGATTGTTTCTGTATAAGAAAATCATTGCCTAAAGGAGATTTGTGCAAAACCTATATACTAGTGTTTGGCCTACTTAGCATGAACAATGTCAATCCTCTGTGGCCTTCCTCTTCTTGAGTGTGTGTATTGTCTCGCTTGCGCTCGCTGGGCTTGGAAAAGATGTCTTCACAATGCAGGCCATGACAGTGAGAATTGGGGATTTGCCAACGCCGAAGAGTTCGAGCCGGTGCCTCGCCTTTGCAGATACATCCTAGCTGTGTATGAAGATGATCTTAGACACCCCCTTTGGGCACCTCCTGGTGGTTATGGAATCAACCCAGATTGGCTAATACACAAGAAGACATACGAAGATACTCGCGGATGCGCTCCACCCTATATATTGTATATTGATCATGATCATGCTGATATAGTTCTTGCCATCAGGGGCCTAAACTTGGCAAAAGAGAGTGACTATGCAGTTCTTTTGGATAATAGATTGGGGAAGAGGAAATTTGATGGAGGGTATGTTCACAATGGGCTATTGAAAGCTGCTGGATGGATTTTGGACACAGAATGCGAGGTTCTGAGGGAGTTGGTGGAAACATATCCAGATTACAGACTTACTTTTGCTGGACATTCACTTGGATCAGGAGTTGCAGCTATGTTGACCATGGTGGTGGTGCAGAATCGCGATAAGCTTGGAGATATTGACAGGAAGAGAGTCAGGTGCTATGCCATCGCGCCGGCTAGGTGTATGTCGCTAAATTTGGCGGTGCGATATGCAGATGTCATCAACTCTGTTGTGTTGCAGGCAAGTATCAGAATCTCAAATGTTTTACTTGCTTGGTTGCAGCATCTATGTAAGTTCTTCATGAATTCCCTTGCAAAATCTTGAGGCATTTTATCTTGAGTTTCTTTTTGTCAATATTTGGTCAAGTACATTTAGGTAATGTCCTTATCTTGTTCAATAACTATTATGCCTATACTTAAAACTATTAAACTAAAGGCTAATCACAAGCTTAGCATGCTAACTTAAATTTGATGTTAAATGCTCTTTATACACTGATTAGGATGACTTCTTACCAAGGACAGCCACCCCATTGGAAGATATATTCAAATCTGTTTTCTGGTATGTCATAAGGACCTCTATAACAAAATCTCTCTTACATGTATTATGTCGTATATTTTATATTCTGACATGTATTCTATACGAGTGACTGAGATAATAGTTCAGTTTGCAACAATAGcgtagttaaattgaatactcGTAGACGAAAATGATTCATTAATTACAGAAAATCATAGTTACAAAGATATTTTCTATGGCTGGCAGTTTGCCATGCCTATTGTGTTTGAGGTGCATGAGAGATACATGCATATCTGAGGAGAAGCTGCTCAAAGATCCAAGGAGACTCTATGCCCCTGGTCGCCTTTATCACATTGTTGAGAGAAAGCCCTTTAGGTATGTTTAAAGAACCTTATGCTAAATTCTAACTATATTTTTGAAACTCCACTCCAACCATCTTTTCATGGTAAAATATGTTAACCTAATTGTAATAAGAAAGATGTTTAACAACCTTGTTTGCAGAATGGGAAGGTTTCCCCCGGTTGTAAGGACGGCGGTGCCTGTCGACGGAAGATTCGAGCATATAATCCTTTCATGTAACGCCACGTCTGATCATGCCATAATTTGGATAGAGAAAGAAGCACAAAAGGCTCTAGATGTAAGTCTATCAACCTTTGTAAACTGTTTTATGTGATATGCGGAACAGATAGATTTTTGAACCCCTAAAATTATCATATAAACTCAGCTGCAGTTAACTTCATGTGCAGTTAACTTCATCGAATGACTCTgagctatcaacttcacatgaagttaactgcacctgagttttcaccctcTAAATATCTCCCTTGAATCAAGTTCCTTGTGTTTTCTATGTACTGCAGTTAATAATAGAGAAAGACCATGATGCCATGGAAATCCCTGAGAAACAAAAGATGGTGCGTCAAGAAACATTAACTAGGCACAAAGAAGAACACAGAGCAGCACTACAGAGGGCTAAGACATTAGATGTTCCTCATGCTTATACACCACCATCAGAATATGGCACTTTTGAtgatgagaaagaagaagaagaagaagaagaaaagagctcAAGAAGAAGATTAAAGGGTGGTTCTTCTTCTTTTGGTTCAACTCCTAATAAAACCAATAATGCTAGTGAAAGCTGGGATGAGTTAATTGAACGCCTTTTTGATAAGGATGAGCATGGCCACATGGTGCTGAAGAAATAACGGTAAATTTTATGTATCATTCTATTGAGAGCCAAATTAGTTCATTCTTTTGTGATTTTTCTctctttatgtataattttagcTGAAAGATGGAACTAGAAATGAAGGTTGAtgaatttattttgaaatatttgaGCATGGACAATTCTAACAAGAAGAAATCAACCAAGTAAAAACATTCAATACTAACAACAAAATCAACTCTAATCCAAACAATATCATCAACTCTTGCTCAATCATAATGTTCAGCTACAATAACAACAATTTCAATCAATTCTAATAATATCCAATACTAACAACAACAAGAAATAAACCAATATCCAATATTAACAACAAAATCAGCTCTAATCCAAACTACACCATCAACCTTAATCATCATGGGCAATTACAACAAGAAATCATCCCAAATAATATACAGTACTGGGTAGAGTAAAACTTTAAAATAAAGACAACTAGATTACCTGTCACACCGAGACTAGActcatcatcatcaccaatatCATCCTCATTGTTACCGGCTACATCCACCAAGTAATCCTatgcaacatcatcatcatcatcatcctcgtgCTCCTGAATTGGTGGTGCAACAACGTTAAGGTCGTAATGAGGTATGTTCCCACTAGTGCCTGTGTTGTGGTGATAATCAATCCCTCGATCTTGGTCACATCTACCAGAATCAAAAGACATTGTTCCCCTAGATTGGCTAGAAGTGGTAGGACATTGAAGTCTCGAATCTAAGGACATTTGACTCGGAACCACTCGTAGTGGCAGTGGCTGATCCAAACGAAAGGACAGCTGCAAGTGATTGCCATATGTTGCGTTGTACCAACTCATGTAAATCTCGGATGCCTGACAGGTCTTGACAGGATCTCCACCAAGGATGTGAGAATATCGGTTGGTCCAAATCGTTATCCACTCAGAATGTGCGACAGCCCAGTTCAAATTTTTTGGACCAGTCAAGACATTGCCATGTGCATTACCAAGACTCTTTGGTTGACCTGGAATGTCCTGTTGTAAACCAAACTGTCTCTTGACTCTGTCAGCGGGATGCCACTCAATGCACTCAAACGATATGAGTGGCGTCATTGCATTCCATATCACCTCATGCTCACGGATGTCATCTGGAACTAAATGGGGCGCAATACGATCATGACTGTAGACGTCCCACACAAACTGCATGAATAAGATTCAAAAAAATTGAAGACAACTATTATAGTCCTGAATCAATTTAGTAAAAATATGACTAAACAACTATTAAAATAACTTGTGAATAACTATTGGTTTTTGATAGATTAATACAtcaatttacaaataaaaaatctatCTAAATCAATTTAGACAGTTTTCTAAATACGTACCCTGTCTGGTTGAATCAAATCCAATAACTTCCTCACGTGATTGGTTGTCCAATGTCTGTATTGAGATGAGGGAAATTCCCAATCATTCCACCTGACAAATTTTTGCTTTCTATTAAtaaaatccaataaaaataatctatttaatatatattagtatcATATTTACTATGTCATGTTACCTTCGAGCAAGCGGAAAACGTGGCTCAATAGGAATTGGTGCAAGGAATGGCATCCGTTCCCAAGCCCATACATGCAAGAGTGTCAGGGGACCATCCATATCCTTACAATCATAACGTGATGCCCGACACAATGATCTGTATAGGTGGGCTAGGCATGCCGCTCCCCAACTGTAAGTCTTGATCTCTGAAACATTTCGAAGCAAAGGTAGAAATTTCCAATGCACCCCAGCTCCAGACTTGTCACAAAATAACGTTGTACCAAATAGGGCCATAATGTGACACTTGACATATCTTTCTCTAGAAAGTTGATCATTCAACTGTAAGCGACGTTTAAGACTGCGAAGCCACGTCAACTTAATAAAACTTCCTCTATGATCCCTTATTCCAGGTGCAACTCCAAAATGCCACATGCATTCACTTTCTAGACCACTGCTACTACTATCTGTTGGTCCTGTAACTGGTAGACCATTTGTTGGGAGACCAAGAATCATTGCAACATCTTCTAAGGTAATAGTGCATTCACCAATTGGTAGATGAAATGTGTGAGTCTCAGGCCGCCACCTTTCGACCAGTGCTGTCACCATAACTGAGTGACTTTGTATTCTTCCAACGTGAGAGATGTGGTAAAACCCGGTCTCTCTTAAAAGCTCTTCAACACTGGCATCAAAGGTATCTGGTGGGTTTAAGTGCCGACACTCCAATATTCGTGAaccctacaaaaaaaaaaaaaaaaaaaaatattagcacAACTAATCATAAATTTCACAATAACATAATAAAGTCTAATATTGATCAATTTAACTATGATAACATAATGATTGGTTTCCCACAGTATCTTCCATAATCATAATGTAAGTTATGACAACCtgataataatttaatacatATGAATTTAATATCCTAATATTTTGATAATGCATCCATCCTTTGTGatgaatactattttttttacatagtaaataaaaattaaattaaactactCTAAAAtcttgctgaaataataaaattgatctaaaaaattactaacctttctTAACATCTCCTTCGAATTAATAAAATTGATCTAAAAAAAACTACTCATCATTGCACATAATAACTTactataattgataaaataatctgAAAAGTTACTAATTTCCCTTAAGGTCTTATTATAACTaacaaaattgatataaaaaattactaatcttcattaaaatgttaatataattaataaaataatctgaAAAACTAATAATTACCTAAACatcttattataaatttattattaataaaattaacataaaaaattactaaCTTTTATTAACatcttactataattaataaaattaacctaaataaatctctaatttttgtattatattattataattaattaaattattttgaaaacTGACTAATTTCACATAATATCTTACCATAATTAACAAAATTACTAGCCAAAAGATTTATTATACTAACCAAAAGAATAGTTATCAACATTTTCttcctaaaaaataattaaaaataaattttcctaACAAATACTTGACTTCATTTTTTTccctaaaatatttaatattatcctTCGTATACCAAAAATTATCTTGGACTCTGGGAGTATTACCACTGCATACtacttttattcataaaaataagagtaaatgtTTTTTCTGATCCCTAACTATTTGTCCGATGAACTTCCCACCTCCTAAGAAATCTAAACAGCTAAATTGGTCCCTATCTACTTTGTTCCAATCCCTGGTTAGGGACCGGAAAGGCCATTTACTCAAAGTAAATAAGGACTGGAACGTACATATATCAAAGTAGATAGGGACTAATTTGAGTGTTTAGATTTTTTAAGGAGTGGAAAGTCCATCGAGCAAATAGTTAGGGACCGAAAAGGACATTTACTCATTCTTAAACAGTATCAGAAATAAAAACTACTTTTCAGTTTTCACTAAACACAACATTCAATATTAACAACATAAAAATTCtattcaacaaaaaataaaacctgTTGTGAATCTAGTTACTTTCACCCCTTAATAATTTAAAACTCGTTTAGACTAAACACTTTACACACTGTACTATAACACTATTATATTATCAACCTAAAAAATTTCTCTTcaacattataaaaaaatattattactaataaaagaaataaaaaaacttaCATATGTAGGATGGGCAAGATATTCAATAATATGATCTTCGGAACGAGTAATATCTCTAAccatcttcctcctcttcttcttcttctctccttcacCGTTTTTCTTGCTCTCTGATTTCTCTAACTCTCGGAAATAGTTGTTTGAAATGAAAAGTGAGTGAAGTGAAGTGCAGTGACCTACTTTAAAGGAGTGAGGAGAGTCACGGGCGCACTGCCACTCCTGCATGCTTTACACGTGTCGGGGGCAACACGGAAATCGCCATTCCCGATTTCCCAGGCCATCTACATATGTGAAATACCGAAATTACCCGTATATCAGTGTATTTCATAAAAATCTGCAATcatacaaaattcaaaattaatttgcGTAATTTTATTCACAAAAGCATTTTCGTAAATGATTTTTTAgataaagcataattttttttgtctctaatattgtgatttttttaaaaaaatatctctaacatttgattttatttaattttgtttctaatatttttagtttataacaaaattattttggatgttaattttatttgaaaCATTAGGCGTAAAATTAATAACATTTAGGGATAGTTTTAAAACAAAtcgaaaacattaaaaataaaattgtataaataaaaaaagttaagactaaaattaaatattaaaaatatttaaaaaaaagttacaaatctttgaaaaaaatatactttatttttattttttatattaaaataaaaatgatatttttaaaaaaaaataaattttgacttttaattcgaagtttattaattaaaaatataaagatattttttattttttaaaataaaaaatatttaaattttttcatttaaaatatataataataaacaaattttttaaaaagagttaaaaataaaaaaatatatttttaattcatcaaaaatttatttattttcgaaataaaaagTGAAGAatatatctaatttttaaaatcataaacaaTAAAAGTGTTAATCCTAcatataaattcaaaatataaagaTTAGACATCCAATTTTTAAAGAACAAATcgatttttaaaaacaaaatttggaCTATTCgatttatgaattaaaaaaatcaaacccTCATATTTattacaatatttaaaaaaattctattacAAAGCAATCGGACTAACCGATTACAAATATCCGTACCACAAGAAAAACACCAACATCATCAATATGTCTGGATTGCACACGATTTTCCTCCATTGTAAAAAGATTTAGCCACGGATTTCatgataaaatttaatttaatgattTATTACCATTTACCAGAGACCAATGTATAGCTCCATAAAGGGAACTCTCGTTTTGCATTAtcactgtttttctttctatgttGATCTCCAATGGCCTCTGCTTCGCTTCTTCTCACTCTCTACACGCTTTCGCTGCTTCTTTCACCCTCGTTTTCCGACAGGTAAATTTACAAGTTCGCCCTCACTTTTTCCCCAATTCtctgatttggttgaattagggTC
Encoded here:
- the LOC112751815 gene encoding uncharacterized protein, whose translation is MSILCGLPLLECVYCLACARWAWKRCLHNAGHDSENWGFANAEEFEPVPRLCRYILAVYEDDLRHPLWAPPGGYGINPDWLIHKKTYEDTRGCAPPYILYIDHDHADIVLAIRGLNLAKESDYAVLLDNRLGKRKFDGGYVHNGLLKAAGWILDTECEVLRELVETYPDYRLTFAGHSLGSGVAAMLTMVVVQNRDKLGDIDRKRVRCYAIAPARCMSLNLAVRYADVINSVVLQDDFLPRTATPLEDIFKSVFCLPCLLCLRCMRDTCISEEKLLKDPRRLYAPGRLYHIVERKPFRMGRFPPVVRTAVPVDGRFEHIILSCNATSDHAIIWIEKEAQKALDLIIEKDHDAMEIPEKQKMVRQETLTRHKEEHRAALQRAKTLDVPHAYTPPSEYGTFDDEKEEEEEEEKSSRRRLKGGSSSFGSTPNKTNNASESWDELIERLFDKDEHGHMVLKK
- the LOC112751814 gene encoding serine/threonine-protein phosphatase 7 long form homolog, coding for MQEWQCARDSPHSFKVGHCTSLHSLFISNNYFRELEKSESKKNGEGEKKKKRRKMVRDITRSEDHIIEYLAHPTYGSRILECRHLNPPDTFDASVEELLRETGFYHISHVGRIQSHSVMVTALVERWRPETHTFHLPIGECTITLEDVAMILGLPTNGLPVTGPTDSSSSGLESECMWHFGVAPGIRDHRGSFIKLTWLRSLKRRLQLNDQLSRERYVKCHIMALFGTTLFCDKSGAGVHWKFLPLLRNVSEIKTYSWGAACLAHLYRSLCRASRYDCKDMDGPLTLLHVWAWERMPFLAPIPIEPRFPLARRWNDWEFPSSQYRHWTTNHVRKLLDLIQPDRFVWDVYSHDRIAPHLVPDDIREHEVIWNAMTPLISFECIEWHPADRVKRQFGLQQDIPGQPKSLGNAHGNVLTGPKNLNWAVAHSEWITIWTNRYSHILGGDPVKTCQASEIYMSWYNATYGNHLQLSFRLDQPLPLRVVPSQMSLDSRLQCPTTSSQSRGTMSFDSGRCDQDRGIDYHHNTGTSGNIPHYDLNVVAPPIQEHEDDDDDDVA
- the LOC112751813 gene encoding large ribosomal subunit protein eL36x, which gives rise to MAPKAPSTGLFVGMNKGHIVTKKELPPRPRDRKGKTSKRVHFVRNLIREVAGFAPYEKRITELLKVGKDKRALKVAKRKLGTHKRAKKKREEMSNVLRKMRAGGGGDKKK